ATAAAGGATGCATAATTTCGGAAGAATTATCCAGATTTAGAAAGACTATTGAGGATGTATTAGATGTAGAATCCGGAGTAGGAAACTACGCTGAACTCCCAACAGTTGGTTCAAATGGAGTTGCAACCGATAAAGGATGCCTGGTTCACCCACTAACTGATGAATTAGAATTAGAATGGATTCAAGACATTTTAAGAGTGGACTACGTTGAAAGGGGCACTGCAAATAGGGGTGTAACTTCAGTTGGCGCGTGCATTCTAGCAAACATCAAAGGAGCTGTTGTCGGAGGCGACACCTCAGGTCCTGAGATCTTAAAAATTGAAGAAGCTCTAGATTTAATAGATTAATAATATTATTATGGTGATAATATGGCAAAAATCGTAAGAATAAAAGGAGAAATCATTGGAAAAGATGAACCAATGGTATTCACAAAAGAATACAACGTTGTAAAAGAAGATGACGCTTTAGAAACCATGTACTCAGAAATGGGTAGCAAACATGCTGTAAAAAGAGCAAACATCAAAGTTGTAGAAATTTCTGAAATCTCAGAAGAAGATATTCAAAATCCTATTTTGAAAAAAACCCTTGAAATGTACTAATTATCTTACTTTTTTTATATTGTTTTGATTTCAATTGAAAACTATTTTATATAATTTAAACAGGATATAGTTTTAAGATTATATTAACTTGTTTTATTCAGGTGGTTTTATGTCTGAAGAACGAATACAGTTTAATGCTAAAAAAGGAAAATGGTACGTTTCTAAAAAAATCAAAATTGATGAAAACACATCCAATGAAGAAATTGCTAGGGTTTTAGCATCGATAGAAGAAACTCTCTCTATAAAAATAAAAGATTTTTTGCCATTTGATATGAAAAAAATTGGCGAAATTGCAGATGAAATATACGAAAAGAAAAAAGGAAGAGTCAAAGAAGAAGATATTTCAGGCGCGTTAGTAAAATTAAAGTCTCCAGGAACTACAAAAAAATTGGGAACAATTGATGACGCAAAAGAAGGAAAAGAAATTTTAAAAAGACTTCTTACAGAGATTGTTTTAGAGAGACTTGGAATAACTTCAAAAATCGAAGCTAAAATGATTGAAAAATACATTGAAAAATCAAAGGCGAAATAAACCTTTAAAACTAAAATAAAACTCTTTTTTTTCAAAATTTAAAAAAAATTTAAAAAAGTTATTTAATTATTGGAATTCTTTAATGATTTTTCCAATTAATTTGATGCTGGTTTCTTTGTTTGGTCCGATTGGGGATCCAGCAACAATTTGGGTTACACCCATTGCTTCTAATGCTTTTACTTTTTCTACAACTTCTTCAGGTGTACCGTATAAAGCAAATCCTTCTAACATTGCTTCGTCAACGTTTCCGAATGCTGCACCGAAGTTTCCTTCTTTTAATCCTGCTCTGATTGCATCAACTTTAGCAGGGTCAATTCCGTGTCTTTCTAAGATCATAGGAGGTGAACCAGCAGCGATGAATGCTACAACTGGGATTGCTGCTTGTTTAGCTTTTTCTGCTTTTTTGTCTACTGACATGCATGCGTATGCTGCAACGTCAATTTCTGACATGCTTCTTCCTGCTGCTTCTGCTCCTTTTTTAATTAAAGGAACTGCTGCTTCGAAGTCTTTTGGGTTTGAAGCGTTAATTAAAACACCGTCAGCAATTTCTCCTGCGGTTTCTAACATTTTAGGGCCTTGTGCTCCCATGTAAATTGGGATTTTTGCTGAAGGTTTAATTGCAAGTTGTGCACCTTCTGCCATTCTTTTTCCAGCCGTTAATTCTTTGAAGTCTGCGATTGCTTTTTTGATTGTTCCTACTGGTTTTGTCCATTCAATGCCTAATGCATCAAATGTTGCTTTGTCACCAGGGCCGATACCAAATGTAGCTCTACCGCCTGATAATTCATCTACAGTAGCCATTGCGGATGCCGCGATTGCTGGGCTTCTTACGTATGGGTTTGTAACACCAGGACCTAACTTGATCTTGTTTGTTGCTGCTGCAAGGTTTCCTAAGGTCATGTATACGTTTCTGTTGTTGTAGTGGTCTGTAATCCAGCAGAATTCAAATCCATTGTCTTCTGCCATTTTAACGTAGTATGCTAGTTTGGTTATTGGTTCGTTTGGAACAAATTCGATACCAAATTTCATTCTGCCACCTTCCTATTTCTAGAGTTTTAATATAACAAGTATAATTACTAATCAGCAATATAATGTACTTTCTATTCTCAATAAATAGAAAATTATATATATTAAAGTGGTTGCAGCGAATTTTCGACCAATTAGTAAACGTATTATCCGAATTAACGTAGTAATTAGCTATGCTCAATTTTATATACGAAAAACCCCTAGTGGAACTTAGAAATTATCCGGTGATTTAATGGATTTGATGTCCTTTAAGGAAAAAGAAATCTCAAAAAAAGAATGCCTTGAGCTATTCGAAGATACCGAAAACTTTTTTGATGTAATAAAACTCGCAGATTCTCTTAGAAAGGATATTGTCGGGGATACGGTAACTTATGTAAATAACACAAATATTGAAACTACAAACGTGTGCACGATGGGATGTAAATTC
This Methanococcus maripaludis C5 DNA region includes the following protein-coding sequences:
- the mer gene encoding 5,10-methylenetetrahydromethanopterin reductase codes for the protein MKFGIEFVPNEPITKLAYYVKMAEDNGFEFCWITDHYNNRNVYMTLGNLAAATNKIKLGPGVTNPYVRSPAIAASAMATVDELSGGRATFGIGPGDKATFDALGIEWTKPVGTIKKAIADFKELTAGKRMAEGAQLAIKPSAKIPIYMGAQGPKMLETAGEIADGVLINASNPKDFEAAVPLIKKGAEAAGRSMSEIDVAAYACMSVDKKAEKAKQAAIPVVAFIAAGSPPMILERHGIDPAKVDAIRAGLKEGNFGAAFGNVDEAMLEGFALYGTPEEVVEKVKALEAMGVTQIVAGSPIGPNKETSIKLIGKIIKEFQ
- a CDS encoding translation initiation factor IF-6: MIMKTYFSGVSTLGVHSLATEDYGFFPLSVDQKTMERMKNVLDIPATQLNISNSSLIGSLCVGNSNGLLVPDITTEKEVELIKMFLKENSLDVNLERLKAKNTAFGNLILTNNKGCIISEELSRFRKTIEDVLDVESGVGNYAELPTVGSNGVATDKGCLVHPLTDELELEWIQDILRVDYVERGTANRGVTSVGACILANIKGAVVGGDTSGPEILKIEEALDLID
- a CDS encoding DUF2666 domain-containing protein encodes the protein MSEERIQFNAKKGKWYVSKKIKIDENTSNEEIARVLASIEETLSIKIKDFLPFDMKKIGEIADEIYEKKKGRVKEEDISGALVKLKSPGTTKKLGTIDDAKEGKEILKRLLTEIVLERLGITSKIEAKMIEKYIEKSKAK
- the rpl18a gene encoding 50S ribosomal protein L18Ae, producing the protein MAKIVRIKGEIIGKDEPMVFTKEYNVVKEDDALETMYSEMGSKHAVKRANIKVVEISEISEEDIQNPILKKTLEMY